Proteins encoded together in one Dasypus novemcinctus isolate mDasNov1 chromosome 9, mDasNov1.1.hap2, whole genome shotgun sequence window:
- the KIF2C gene encoding kinesin-like protein KIF2C isoform X2, giving the protein MDSSLQARLFPGLAIKIQRSNGLIHSANIRTVNLEKSCVSVEWTEGGATKGKEIDFDDVAAINPELLQLLPLHPKDNLPLQENVTVQKQKRRSVNSKIPAPKEGLRGRSTRMSTVSEVCVTAQENDMEVELPASANSRKQFSVPIRRKSCLVKEMEKMKNKREEKRAQNSEMRIKRAQEYDNSFPNWEFVRMIKEFRTTLECHPLTVTDPIEEHRICVCVRKRPLNKQELAKKEIDVISVPSKCLLLVHEPKLKVDLTKYLENQAFCFDFAFDETASNEVVYRFTARPLVQTIFEGGKATCFAYGQTGSGKTHTMGGDLSGKGQNASKGIYAMASRDVFLLKNQPRYRNLGLEVYVTFFEIYNGKLFDLLNKKTKLRVLEDGKQQVQVVGLQEHLVNSADDVIKMIDTGSACRTSGQTFANSNSSRSHACFQILLRTKGRVHGKFSLVDLAGNERGADTSSADRQTRMEGAEINKSLLALKECIRALGQNKAHTPFRESKLTQVLRDSFIGENSRTCMIAMISPGISSCEYTLNTLRYADRVKELSPHSGPSGEQPTQMETEETETSSNGALITGNFSKEEEELSSQMSSFNEAMTQISELEERAIEELKDIIQQGPDWLELSEMTEQPDYDLETFVNKAESALAEQAKHFSALQDVIKALRLAMQLEEQASKQISSKKRPQ; this is encoded by the exons ATGGATTCGTCGCTTCAGGCTCGCCTGTTTCCTGGTCTCGCCATCAAGATCCAACGTAGTAATG GCTTAATTCACAGTGCCAATATAAGGACTGTGAACTTGGAGAAGTCCTGCGTTTCAGTGGAATGGACAGAAGGAGGAGCTACAAAGGGCAAAGAG ATTGATTTTGATGATGTGGCAGCAATAAACCCAGAACTCTTACAACTTCTTCCCTTACACCCAAAGGACAATCTGCCCTTGCAGGAAAATGTAACGGTCCAG aAACAAAAGCGCAGATCAGTCAACTCCAAAATTCCCGCTCCAAAAGAAG GTCTTCGTGGCCGTTCAACTCGCATGTCCACCGTCTCAGAGGTTTGCGTTACCGCTCAGGAGAATGATATGGAGGTGGAGCTGCCTGCATCTGCAAACTCCCGCAAGCAATTTTCAGTTCCCA TTCGGAGGAAATCATGTCTtgtgaaagaaatggaaaaaatgaagaacaagCGAGAAGAGAAGAGGGCCCAGAACTCTGAAATGAGAATAAAGCGAGCTCAG GAGTATGACAACAGCTTTCCAAACTGGGAATTTGTCCGCATGATTAAAGAATTTCGGACTACTTTGGAATGTCATCCACTTACTGTGACTGATCCT ATTGAAGAGCACAGGATATGTGTCTGTGTAAGGAAACGCCCACTGAATAAGCAAG AATTGGCCAAGAAAGAAATTGATGTGATTTCCGTTCCTAGCAAGTGTCTCCTCTTGGTACACGAGCCCAAATTAAAAGTGGATTTAACAAAGTATCTGGAAAACCAGGCATTCTGCTTTGACTTTGCATTTGATGAAACTGCTTCAAATGAAGTTGTCTACAG GTTCACAGCAAGGCCGCTGGTGCAGACAATCTTTGAAGGGGGGAAGGCAACCTGTTTTGCATATGGCCAGACAGGAAGTGGCAAGACACAT ACAATGGGTGGAGACCTCTCTGGGAAAGGCCAGAATGCATCCAAAGGGATCTATGCAATGGCCT CCCGGGATGTTTTTCTCCTGAAGAACCAGCCCCGCTACCGGAACCTGGGCCTGGAAGTCTATGTGACATTCTTCGAGATCTACAATGGGAAG ctgTTCGACCTACTGAACAAGAAGACCAAGCTGCGTGTGCTGGAGGATGGCAAGCAGCAGGTGCAGGTGGTGGGACTGCAGGAGCACCTGGTTAACAGTGCTGATGATGTCATCAAGATGATTGACACAGGCAGTGCCTGCAG GACTTCTGGGCAGACATTTGCCAACTCCAACTCTTCTCGCTCCCACGCCTGCTTCCAGATTCTTCTTCGAACCAAAGGGAGAGTGCACGGCAAGTTCTCTTTGGTGGATCTGGCAGGGAATGAGCGAGGTGCAGACACTTCCAGCGCTGATCGGCAGACCCGCATGGAGGGCGCGGAAATCAACAAGAGTCTCCTGGCCCTGAAG GAGTGCATCAGGGCCCTGGGACAAAACAAGGCTCACACCCCATTCCGTGAGAGCAAGCTGACACAGGTGCTGAGGGATTCCTTTATCGGGGAGAACTCAAGGACCTGCATG ATTGCTATGATCTCACCAGGCATAAGCTCCTGTGAATATACTTTAAACACACTAAGATATGCAGACAG ggTCAAGGAGCTGAGCCCTCACAGTGGGCCCAGTGGGGAGCAGCCAACTCAAATGGAAACAGAAGAGACAGAAACCAGCTCTAACGGGGCCCTGATCACAGGCAAT TTCTCCAAGGAAGAAGAGGAACTGTCTTCCCAAATGTCCAGCTTTAATGAAGCCATGACTCAGATCAGCGAGCTAGAGGAGAGAGCCATAGAAGAGCTCAAGGACATTATACAG CAAGGGCCAGACTGGCTCGAGCTTTCTGAGATGACTGAGCAGCCAGACTATGACCTGGAGACCTTTGTGAACAAAGCAGAATCTGCCCTGGCTGAGCAAGCCAAGCACTTCTCAGCCCTGCAAG ATGTCATCAAGGCCTTGCGCCTGGCCATGCAGCTAGAAGAACAGGCCAGCAAACAAATAAGCAGCAAGAAACGGCCCCAGTGA
- the KIF2C gene encoding kinesin-like protein KIF2C isoform X1 yields the protein MDSSLQARLFPGLAIKIQRSNGLIHSANIRTVNLEKSCVSVEWTEGGATKGKEIDFDDVAAINPELLQLLPLHPKDNLPLQENVTVQKQKRRSVNSKIPAPKEGLRGRSTRMSTVSEVCVTAQENDMEVELPASANSRKQFSVPTGPPRPSCPAVAEIPLTMVSEEVEGQVHFIRGSSSANPVNSVRRKSCLVKEMEKMKNKREEKRAQNSEMRIKRAQEYDNSFPNWEFVRMIKEFRTTLECHPLTVTDPIEEHRICVCVRKRPLNKQELAKKEIDVISVPSKCLLLVHEPKLKVDLTKYLENQAFCFDFAFDETASNEVVYRFTARPLVQTIFEGGKATCFAYGQTGSGKTHTMGGDLSGKGQNASKGIYAMASRDVFLLKNQPRYRNLGLEVYVTFFEIYNGKLFDLLNKKTKLRVLEDGKQQVQVVGLQEHLVNSADDVIKMIDTGSACRTSGQTFANSNSSRSHACFQILLRTKGRVHGKFSLVDLAGNERGADTSSADRQTRMEGAEINKSLLALKECIRALGQNKAHTPFRESKLTQVLRDSFIGENSRTCMIAMISPGISSCEYTLNTLRYADRVKELSPHSGPSGEQPTQMETEETETSSNGALITGNFSKEEEELSSQMSSFNEAMTQISELEERAIEELKDIIQQGPDWLELSEMTEQPDYDLETFVNKAESALAEQAKHFSALQDVIKALRLAMQLEEQASKQISSKKRPQ from the exons ATGGATTCGTCGCTTCAGGCTCGCCTGTTTCCTGGTCTCGCCATCAAGATCCAACGTAGTAATG GCTTAATTCACAGTGCCAATATAAGGACTGTGAACTTGGAGAAGTCCTGCGTTTCAGTGGAATGGACAGAAGGAGGAGCTACAAAGGGCAAAGAG ATTGATTTTGATGATGTGGCAGCAATAAACCCAGAACTCTTACAACTTCTTCCCTTACACCCAAAGGACAATCTGCCCTTGCAGGAAAATGTAACGGTCCAG aAACAAAAGCGCAGATCAGTCAACTCCAAAATTCCCGCTCCAAAAGAAG GTCTTCGTGGCCGTTCAACTCGCATGTCCACCGTCTCAGAGGTTTGCGTTACCGCTCAGGAGAATGATATGGAGGTGGAGCTGCCTGCATCTGCAAACTCCCGCAAGCAATTTTCAGTTCCCA CTGGCCCCCCTAGACCCTCCTGCCCTGCAGTGGCTGAAATACCATTGACGATGGTCAGCGAGGAGGTGGAAGGGCAAGTCCATTTCATCCGAGGCAGCTCTTCTGCAAACCCTGTGAACTCAG TTCGGAGGAAATCATGTCTtgtgaaagaaatggaaaaaatgaagaacaagCGAGAAGAGAAGAGGGCCCAGAACTCTGAAATGAGAATAAAGCGAGCTCAG GAGTATGACAACAGCTTTCCAAACTGGGAATTTGTCCGCATGATTAAAGAATTTCGGACTACTTTGGAATGTCATCCACTTACTGTGACTGATCCT ATTGAAGAGCACAGGATATGTGTCTGTGTAAGGAAACGCCCACTGAATAAGCAAG AATTGGCCAAGAAAGAAATTGATGTGATTTCCGTTCCTAGCAAGTGTCTCCTCTTGGTACACGAGCCCAAATTAAAAGTGGATTTAACAAAGTATCTGGAAAACCAGGCATTCTGCTTTGACTTTGCATTTGATGAAACTGCTTCAAATGAAGTTGTCTACAG GTTCACAGCAAGGCCGCTGGTGCAGACAATCTTTGAAGGGGGGAAGGCAACCTGTTTTGCATATGGCCAGACAGGAAGTGGCAAGACACAT ACAATGGGTGGAGACCTCTCTGGGAAAGGCCAGAATGCATCCAAAGGGATCTATGCAATGGCCT CCCGGGATGTTTTTCTCCTGAAGAACCAGCCCCGCTACCGGAACCTGGGCCTGGAAGTCTATGTGACATTCTTCGAGATCTACAATGGGAAG ctgTTCGACCTACTGAACAAGAAGACCAAGCTGCGTGTGCTGGAGGATGGCAAGCAGCAGGTGCAGGTGGTGGGACTGCAGGAGCACCTGGTTAACAGTGCTGATGATGTCATCAAGATGATTGACACAGGCAGTGCCTGCAG GACTTCTGGGCAGACATTTGCCAACTCCAACTCTTCTCGCTCCCACGCCTGCTTCCAGATTCTTCTTCGAACCAAAGGGAGAGTGCACGGCAAGTTCTCTTTGGTGGATCTGGCAGGGAATGAGCGAGGTGCAGACACTTCCAGCGCTGATCGGCAGACCCGCATGGAGGGCGCGGAAATCAACAAGAGTCTCCTGGCCCTGAAG GAGTGCATCAGGGCCCTGGGACAAAACAAGGCTCACACCCCATTCCGTGAGAGCAAGCTGACACAGGTGCTGAGGGATTCCTTTATCGGGGAGAACTCAAGGACCTGCATG ATTGCTATGATCTCACCAGGCATAAGCTCCTGTGAATATACTTTAAACACACTAAGATATGCAGACAG ggTCAAGGAGCTGAGCCCTCACAGTGGGCCCAGTGGGGAGCAGCCAACTCAAATGGAAACAGAAGAGACAGAAACCAGCTCTAACGGGGCCCTGATCACAGGCAAT TTCTCCAAGGAAGAAGAGGAACTGTCTTCCCAAATGTCCAGCTTTAATGAAGCCATGACTCAGATCAGCGAGCTAGAGGAGAGAGCCATAGAAGAGCTCAAGGACATTATACAG CAAGGGCCAGACTGGCTCGAGCTTTCTGAGATGACTGAGCAGCCAGACTATGACCTGGAGACCTTTGTGAACAAAGCAGAATCTGCCCTGGCTGAGCAAGCCAAGCACTTCTCAGCCCTGCAAG ATGTCATCAAGGCCTTGCGCCTGGCCATGCAGCTAGAAGAACAGGCCAGCAAACAAATAAGCAGCAAGAAACGGCCCCAGTGA
- the KIF2C gene encoding kinesin-like protein KIF2C isoform X4, with protein sequence MSTVSEVCVTAQENDMEVELPASANSRKQFSVPTGPPRPSCPAVAEIPLTMVSEEVEGQVHFIRGSSSANPVNSVRRKSCLVKEMEKMKNKREEKRAQNSEMRIKRAQEYDNSFPNWEFVRMIKEFRTTLECHPLTVTDPIEEHRICVCVRKRPLNKQELAKKEIDVISVPSKCLLLVHEPKLKVDLTKYLENQAFCFDFAFDETASNEVVYRFTARPLVQTIFEGGKATCFAYGQTGSGKTHTMGGDLSGKGQNASKGIYAMASRDVFLLKNQPRYRNLGLEVYVTFFEIYNGKLFDLLNKKTKLRVLEDGKQQVQVVGLQEHLVNSADDVIKMIDTGSACRTSGQTFANSNSSRSHACFQILLRTKGRVHGKFSLVDLAGNERGADTSSADRQTRMEGAEINKSLLALKECIRALGQNKAHTPFRESKLTQVLRDSFIGENSRTCMIAMISPGISSCEYTLNTLRYADRVKELSPHSGPSGEQPTQMETEETETSSNGALITGNFSKEEEELSSQMSSFNEAMTQISELEERAIEELKDIIQQGPDWLELSEMTEQPDYDLETFVNKAESALAEQAKHFSALQDVIKALRLAMQLEEQASKQISSKKRPQ encoded by the exons ATGTCCACCGTCTCAGAGGTTTGCGTTACCGCTCAGGAGAATGATATGGAGGTGGAGCTGCCTGCATCTGCAAACTCCCGCAAGCAATTTTCAGTTCCCA CTGGCCCCCCTAGACCCTCCTGCCCTGCAGTGGCTGAAATACCATTGACGATGGTCAGCGAGGAGGTGGAAGGGCAAGTCCATTTCATCCGAGGCAGCTCTTCTGCAAACCCTGTGAACTCAG TTCGGAGGAAATCATGTCTtgtgaaagaaatggaaaaaatgaagaacaagCGAGAAGAGAAGAGGGCCCAGAACTCTGAAATGAGAATAAAGCGAGCTCAG GAGTATGACAACAGCTTTCCAAACTGGGAATTTGTCCGCATGATTAAAGAATTTCGGACTACTTTGGAATGTCATCCACTTACTGTGACTGATCCT ATTGAAGAGCACAGGATATGTGTCTGTGTAAGGAAACGCCCACTGAATAAGCAAG AATTGGCCAAGAAAGAAATTGATGTGATTTCCGTTCCTAGCAAGTGTCTCCTCTTGGTACACGAGCCCAAATTAAAAGTGGATTTAACAAAGTATCTGGAAAACCAGGCATTCTGCTTTGACTTTGCATTTGATGAAACTGCTTCAAATGAAGTTGTCTACAG GTTCACAGCAAGGCCGCTGGTGCAGACAATCTTTGAAGGGGGGAAGGCAACCTGTTTTGCATATGGCCAGACAGGAAGTGGCAAGACACAT ACAATGGGTGGAGACCTCTCTGGGAAAGGCCAGAATGCATCCAAAGGGATCTATGCAATGGCCT CCCGGGATGTTTTTCTCCTGAAGAACCAGCCCCGCTACCGGAACCTGGGCCTGGAAGTCTATGTGACATTCTTCGAGATCTACAATGGGAAG ctgTTCGACCTACTGAACAAGAAGACCAAGCTGCGTGTGCTGGAGGATGGCAAGCAGCAGGTGCAGGTGGTGGGACTGCAGGAGCACCTGGTTAACAGTGCTGATGATGTCATCAAGATGATTGACACAGGCAGTGCCTGCAG GACTTCTGGGCAGACATTTGCCAACTCCAACTCTTCTCGCTCCCACGCCTGCTTCCAGATTCTTCTTCGAACCAAAGGGAGAGTGCACGGCAAGTTCTCTTTGGTGGATCTGGCAGGGAATGAGCGAGGTGCAGACACTTCCAGCGCTGATCGGCAGACCCGCATGGAGGGCGCGGAAATCAACAAGAGTCTCCTGGCCCTGAAG GAGTGCATCAGGGCCCTGGGACAAAACAAGGCTCACACCCCATTCCGTGAGAGCAAGCTGACACAGGTGCTGAGGGATTCCTTTATCGGGGAGAACTCAAGGACCTGCATG ATTGCTATGATCTCACCAGGCATAAGCTCCTGTGAATATACTTTAAACACACTAAGATATGCAGACAG ggTCAAGGAGCTGAGCCCTCACAGTGGGCCCAGTGGGGAGCAGCCAACTCAAATGGAAACAGAAGAGACAGAAACCAGCTCTAACGGGGCCCTGATCACAGGCAAT TTCTCCAAGGAAGAAGAGGAACTGTCTTCCCAAATGTCCAGCTTTAATGAAGCCATGACTCAGATCAGCGAGCTAGAGGAGAGAGCCATAGAAGAGCTCAAGGACATTATACAG CAAGGGCCAGACTGGCTCGAGCTTTCTGAGATGACTGAGCAGCCAGACTATGACCTGGAGACCTTTGTGAACAAAGCAGAATCTGCCCTGGCTGAGCAAGCCAAGCACTTCTCAGCCCTGCAAG ATGTCATCAAGGCCTTGCGCCTGGCCATGCAGCTAGAAGAACAGGCCAGCAAACAAATAAGCAGCAAGAAACGGCCCCAGTGA
- the KIF2C gene encoding kinesin-like protein KIF2C isoform X3 — translation MIDFDDVAAINPELLQLLPLHPKDNLPLQENVTVQKQKRRSVNSKIPAPKEGLRGRSTRMSTVSEVCVTAQENDMEVELPASANSRKQFSVPTGPPRPSCPAVAEIPLTMVSEEVEGQVHFIRGSSSANPVNSVRRKSCLVKEMEKMKNKREEKRAQNSEMRIKRAQEYDNSFPNWEFVRMIKEFRTTLECHPLTVTDPIEEHRICVCVRKRPLNKQELAKKEIDVISVPSKCLLLVHEPKLKVDLTKYLENQAFCFDFAFDETASNEVVYRFTARPLVQTIFEGGKATCFAYGQTGSGKTHTMGGDLSGKGQNASKGIYAMASRDVFLLKNQPRYRNLGLEVYVTFFEIYNGKLFDLLNKKTKLRVLEDGKQQVQVVGLQEHLVNSADDVIKMIDTGSACRTSGQTFANSNSSRSHACFQILLRTKGRVHGKFSLVDLAGNERGADTSSADRQTRMEGAEINKSLLALKECIRALGQNKAHTPFRESKLTQVLRDSFIGENSRTCMIAMISPGISSCEYTLNTLRYADRVKELSPHSGPSGEQPTQMETEETETSSNGALITGNFSKEEEELSSQMSSFNEAMTQISELEERAIEELKDIIQQGPDWLELSEMTEQPDYDLETFVNKAESALAEQAKHFSALQDVIKALRLAMQLEEQASKQISSKKRPQ, via the exons ATG ATTGATTTTGATGATGTGGCAGCAATAAACCCAGAACTCTTACAACTTCTTCCCTTACACCCAAAGGACAATCTGCCCTTGCAGGAAAATGTAACGGTCCAG aAACAAAAGCGCAGATCAGTCAACTCCAAAATTCCCGCTCCAAAAGAAG GTCTTCGTGGCCGTTCAACTCGCATGTCCACCGTCTCAGAGGTTTGCGTTACCGCTCAGGAGAATGATATGGAGGTGGAGCTGCCTGCATCTGCAAACTCCCGCAAGCAATTTTCAGTTCCCA CTGGCCCCCCTAGACCCTCCTGCCCTGCAGTGGCTGAAATACCATTGACGATGGTCAGCGAGGAGGTGGAAGGGCAAGTCCATTTCATCCGAGGCAGCTCTTCTGCAAACCCTGTGAACTCAG TTCGGAGGAAATCATGTCTtgtgaaagaaatggaaaaaatgaagaacaagCGAGAAGAGAAGAGGGCCCAGAACTCTGAAATGAGAATAAAGCGAGCTCAG GAGTATGACAACAGCTTTCCAAACTGGGAATTTGTCCGCATGATTAAAGAATTTCGGACTACTTTGGAATGTCATCCACTTACTGTGACTGATCCT ATTGAAGAGCACAGGATATGTGTCTGTGTAAGGAAACGCCCACTGAATAAGCAAG AATTGGCCAAGAAAGAAATTGATGTGATTTCCGTTCCTAGCAAGTGTCTCCTCTTGGTACACGAGCCCAAATTAAAAGTGGATTTAACAAAGTATCTGGAAAACCAGGCATTCTGCTTTGACTTTGCATTTGATGAAACTGCTTCAAATGAAGTTGTCTACAG GTTCACAGCAAGGCCGCTGGTGCAGACAATCTTTGAAGGGGGGAAGGCAACCTGTTTTGCATATGGCCAGACAGGAAGTGGCAAGACACAT ACAATGGGTGGAGACCTCTCTGGGAAAGGCCAGAATGCATCCAAAGGGATCTATGCAATGGCCT CCCGGGATGTTTTTCTCCTGAAGAACCAGCCCCGCTACCGGAACCTGGGCCTGGAAGTCTATGTGACATTCTTCGAGATCTACAATGGGAAG ctgTTCGACCTACTGAACAAGAAGACCAAGCTGCGTGTGCTGGAGGATGGCAAGCAGCAGGTGCAGGTGGTGGGACTGCAGGAGCACCTGGTTAACAGTGCTGATGATGTCATCAAGATGATTGACACAGGCAGTGCCTGCAG GACTTCTGGGCAGACATTTGCCAACTCCAACTCTTCTCGCTCCCACGCCTGCTTCCAGATTCTTCTTCGAACCAAAGGGAGAGTGCACGGCAAGTTCTCTTTGGTGGATCTGGCAGGGAATGAGCGAGGTGCAGACACTTCCAGCGCTGATCGGCAGACCCGCATGGAGGGCGCGGAAATCAACAAGAGTCTCCTGGCCCTGAAG GAGTGCATCAGGGCCCTGGGACAAAACAAGGCTCACACCCCATTCCGTGAGAGCAAGCTGACACAGGTGCTGAGGGATTCCTTTATCGGGGAGAACTCAAGGACCTGCATG ATTGCTATGATCTCACCAGGCATAAGCTCCTGTGAATATACTTTAAACACACTAAGATATGCAGACAG ggTCAAGGAGCTGAGCCCTCACAGTGGGCCCAGTGGGGAGCAGCCAACTCAAATGGAAACAGAAGAGACAGAAACCAGCTCTAACGGGGCCCTGATCACAGGCAAT TTCTCCAAGGAAGAAGAGGAACTGTCTTCCCAAATGTCCAGCTTTAATGAAGCCATGACTCAGATCAGCGAGCTAGAGGAGAGAGCCATAGAAGAGCTCAAGGACATTATACAG CAAGGGCCAGACTGGCTCGAGCTTTCTGAGATGACTGAGCAGCCAGACTATGACCTGGAGACCTTTGTGAACAAAGCAGAATCTGCCCTGGCTGAGCAAGCCAAGCACTTCTCAGCCCTGCAAG ATGTCATCAAGGCCTTGCGCCTGGCCATGCAGCTAGAAGAACAGGCCAGCAAACAAATAAGCAGCAAGAAACGGCCCCAGTGA